In Mycobacterium tuberculosis H37Rv, a single window of DNA contains:
- the vapC47 gene encoding ribonuclease VapC47 (toxin, part of toxin-antitoxin (TA) operon with Rv3407,contains PIN domain), translating to MIYMDTSALTKLLISEPETTELRTWLTAQSGQGEDAATSTLGRVESMRVVARYGQPGQTERARYLLDGLDILPLTEPVIGLAETIGPATLRSLDAIHLAAAAQIKRELTAFVTYDHRLLSGCREVGFVTASPGAVR from the coding sequence GTGATCTATATGGACACCTCGGCCCTGACTAAGCTGCTCATCTCCGAGCCCGAGACGACCGAACTGCGGACATGGCTGACCGCGCAAAGCGGCCAGGGCGAGGACGCGGCGACAAGCACCCTTGGCCGGGTCGAGTCGATGAGAGTCGTTGCCCGATACGGACAACCAGGCCAAACTGAGCGTGCGCGTTACCTACTCGACGGGCTCGACATCCTCCCGCTCACCGAACCGGTGATCGGTCTAGCTGAAACGATCGGACCGGCCACCCTACGTTCTCTCGACGCGATTCACCTCGCGGCCGCAGCCCAGATCAAGCGGGAACTGACAGCCTTCGTCACCTACGACCACCGATTGTTGAGCGGATGCCGTGAGGTCGGCTTCGTCACCGCCTCACCCGGCGCAGTCCGGTGA